A section of the Arcobacter roscoffensis genome encodes:
- a CDS encoding division plane positioning ATPase MipZ, whose product MIIIPQTKGGVGKSTVAMQVIAPYLYKKHGKKVTYIEVDDENNDSRSFTRTEIVNKRMLGTNRITDLDELILMDDNHEVIVDVGGNKTSTLVLDEIKKVGSFGNVKWIIPLGDGELDGKNAIATMKKIKKIEKNPEENLIFALNRAISMDEDYYQEQYINFFGHKYLDSNSVICDFVKDPKYFPVQNDKVITMSRYLGSTVWEMAYNNTDFGAKAIQAKEMGDIESARKYLFFRRIQTEAKDYVINVLNRIFCDLDQWIDIKK is encoded by the coding sequence ATGATTATAATTCCACAAACAAAAGGTGGTGTAGGTAAGTCTACAGTTGCTATGCAAGTTATTGCTCCATATTTATATAAAAAACATGGGAAAAAAGTAACATACATTGAAGTTGATGATGAAAACAATGATAGTAGGTCTTTTACAAGAACTGAAATTGTAAATAAAAGAATGCTTGGAACAAATAGAATAACTGATTTAGATGAGTTGATCTTAATGGATGATAACCATGAGGTTATTGTAGATGTTGGTGGAAATAAAACTTCAACACTTGTTCTTGATGAGATTAAAAAAGTTGGTTCTTTTGGAAATGTAAAATGGATTATTCCTTTAGGTGATGGTGAGCTTGATGGGAAAAATGCAATTGCAACTATGAAAAAAATCAAAAAGATTGAAAAAAATCCTGAAGAAAACTTGATTTTTGCTTTAAATAGAGCTATTTCAATGGATGAGGATTATTATCAAGAGCAATATATAAACTTTTTTGGTCATAAGTATTTAGATTCAAATTCTGTTATTTGTGATTTTGTAAAAGATCCAAAGTATTTCCCTGTACAAAATGATAAAGTAATTACTATGAGTAGATACTTAGGTTCAACAGTTTGGGAAATGGCTTATAATAACACAGACTTTGGAGCAAAAGCTATACAAGCAAAAGAGATGGGCGATATTGAAAGTGCTAGAAAATACCTTTTCTTCAGAAGAATTCAAACAGAAGCTAAAGATTATGTAATTAATGTATTAAACAGAATCTTTTGTGATTTAGATCAGTGGATTGATATTAAGAAATGA
- the ubiE gene encoding bifunctional demethylmenaquinone methyltransferase/2-methoxy-6-polyprenyl-1,4-benzoquinol methylase UbiE, which yields MGKQEKIVTMFNDIAGTYDVANRVLSMGIDKSWRNKACNKTFELYNQKEIEKVVDVACGTGDMIMFWKQIAKENSITLKNIIGIDPSVGMMDVGKKKLPDVEFIEAFATDMPLEDESTDIISISYGIRNVVERQEAFDEFARALKKGGLVVISEFTKNEKTNPLDYLTDFYMNKILPTLGGLISRNKEAYTYLPNSIDEFLTKDNLCKELKQAGLEPVHVKSFSMNISTLIIARKL from the coding sequence ATGGGTAAACAAGAAAAAATTGTAACAATGTTTAATGACATTGCGGGAACTTATGATGTGGCAAATAGAGTTTTATCAATGGGAATTGATAAGTCTTGGAGAAACAAAGCTTGTAATAAAACATTTGAACTTTATAATCAAAAAGAAATAGAAAAAGTTGTTGATGTTGCTTGTGGTACAGGTGATATGATAATGTTTTGGAAGCAAATTGCAAAAGAGAATAGTATTACTTTAAAAAATATCATTGGGATTGACCCAAGTGTTGGTATGATGGATGTTGGAAAGAAAAAACTTCCAGATGTAGAGTTTATTGAAGCATTTGCTACTGATATGCCACTTGAAGATGAAAGTACTGATATTATTTCAATTTCTTATGGAATTAGAAATGTAGTTGAAAGACAAGAAGCTTTTGATGAGTTTGCAAGAGCCCTAAAAAAAGGTGGACTTGTTGTAATCTCTGAGTTTACAAAAAATGAAAAAACAAATCCTCTTGATTATTTAACTGATTTTTATATGAATAAAATTTTACCTACTTTAGGTGGATTAATTTCAAGAAATAAAGAAGCATATACTTATTTACCAAACTCAATTGATGAGTTTTTAACAAAAGATAATTTATGTAAAGAGTTAAAACAAGCTGGATTAGAACCTGTTCATGTGAAGTCTTTTTCGATGAATATTTCTACTTTAATTATTGCAAGAAAACTGTAG
- the xseA gene encoding exodeoxyribonuclease VII large subunit, giving the protein MNKPISVSSLNAQIKSLLETTFIKVYVEGEISNLTYHNSGHIYFSVKDNGSTISCVMFRGNAKYLKFQLEVGQKVVITGNITVYAPRGNYQLLCSKIEPSGQGALALAFEQLKNKLEQKGYFNPEIKKQLPKYPKKIALVTSATGAAIEDMKKVAHHRWPLVEFILVPALVQGEGSAYDISQSIKYADSLNCDIMIVGRGGGSIEDLWSFNEEIVANAIYEARTPIISAVGHEVDYLISDFVADVRAATPSNAIEIALPDINEHRIYLDSLANEYISKTKRVVEIKQQNLTNLKRLFEQNSLDSKFNFIESQIKLLKSSFQADISQKIVVANNELNFLKTSFSNKIEQRHSQMQNQVIMLKNSYEQNDPKRKDKKGFVQITKNNKVISLEDLQKSDKISLQTPTYIASCTIDEIQKQ; this is encoded by the coding sequence TTGAATAAGCCTATTAGTGTAAGCTCATTAAATGCTCAGATAAAATCACTTCTTGAAACAACTTTTATAAAAGTTTATGTGGAAGGTGAAATCTCAAACTTAACTTATCATAACTCAGGACATATTTATTTTTCTGTAAAAGATAATGGCTCTACCATTTCATGTGTAATGTTTAGAGGAAATGCAAAATATCTTAAGTTCCAACTTGAAGTTGGACAAAAAGTAGTAATCACAGGAAATATTACTGTTTATGCTCCACGAGGAAATTACCAACTTTTATGTAGTAAGATTGAGCCATCAGGTCAAGGAGCACTTGCACTTGCCTTTGAGCAACTGAAAAACAAGCTAGAACAAAAAGGTTATTTTAATCCTGAAATAAAAAAACAACTTCCTAAATATCCAAAAAAAATTGCACTTGTTACATCAGCTACAGGGGCTGCAATTGAAGATATGAAAAAAGTAGCTCATCATAGATGGCCTTTGGTTGAGTTTATTTTAGTTCCAGCACTAGTTCAAGGTGAGGGTTCTGCTTATGATATTTCACAAAGTATAAAATATGCAGATAGTTTAAACTGCGATATTATGATTGTTGGTCGTGGTGGTGGAAGTATAGAAGATTTATGGTCTTTTAATGAAGAGATTGTAGCAAATGCCATTTATGAAGCTAGAACTCCTATTATTTCAGCAGTAGGTCATGAAGTTGATTATTTGATTTCTGACTTTGTAGCTGATGTGAGAGCTGCAACTCCTTCAAATGCTATAGAAATAGCACTTCCTGATATAAATGAACATAGAATATATTTAGATAGTTTAGCAAATGAATACATATCAAAAACAAAAAGAGTTGTAGAAATAAAACAGCAAAATCTTACAAATTTAAAAAGATTGTTTGAACAAAACTCACTTGATTCAAAGTTTAACTTTATCGAGTCACAAATTAAGCTTTTAAAATCATCTTTTCAAGCAGATATTTCTCAAAAAATTGTGGTTGCAAATAATGAATTGAATTTCTTAAAAACTAGTTTTTCAAATAAGATTGAGCAAAGACACTCTCAAATGCAAAATCAAGTTATAATGCTTAAAAATAGTTATGAACAAAATGATCCAAAAAGAAAAGATAAGAAGGGATTTGTTCAAATTACTAAAAATAATAAAGTGATTTCACTAGAAGATTTACAAAAATCTGATAAAATATCTCTTCAAACACCGACATATATTGCAAGTTGTACAATTGATGAAATACAAAAGCAATAA
- a CDS encoding chemotaxis protein CheW: METNEKENVEVIDYANTSEFMTFELGAMKYAIELPKIREILTYPENITILPNTSSWVKGLINLRGEVVPILDVRIKFNTNENPVYDENTSVIAVITEDSRMIGIVVDLVDDVQRLDTSTLAPVSEMGSAIPAKYLKGYVRLDNNEMLVIMDIEKVVAKEELKD; this comes from the coding sequence ATGGAAACTAATGAAAAAGAAAATGTAGAAGTTATTGATTATGCGAACACAAGTGAGTTTATGACTTTCGAACTTGGTGCAATGAAATATGCAATTGAATTACCTAAAATCAGAGAAATTTTAACTTACCCAGAAAATATCACTATTTTACCAAACACTTCTAGTTGGGTAAAAGGTCTTATTAATTTAAGAGGTGAAGTTGTACCTATTTTAGATGTAAGAATTAAGTTTAATACAAATGAAAATCCAGTTTATGATGAAAACACTTCAGTAATTGCTGTAATAACAGAAGATAGTAGAATGATTGGTATTGTTGTTGACTTAGTTGATGATGTACAAAGACTAGATACAAGTACTCTAGCACCTGTTTCTGAGATGGGGTCTGCAATTCCTGCTAAATATTTAAAAGGTTATGTAAGATTAGATAATAACGAAATGCTTGTAATTATGGATATTGAAAAAGTGGTTGCGAAAGAAGAGTTAAAAGACTAA
- a CDS encoding response regulator — protein MTDMIERLRELKILFVEDEADLMEIITDALDSLDVEYYSATNGVEALEIFHNNPNINIIATDISMPQMDGLELIKTLKKDKSFDIPIVIMSAHSESEYITEAENLGINAKDYLQKPFDFMNFIKVISNMDIK, from the coding sequence ATGACGGATATGATCGAGAGATTAAGAGAATTAAAAATTCTTTTTGTTGAAGACGAAGCTGATTTAATGGAAATAATAACAGATGCTTTAGATAGTTTAGATGTTGAATATTATAGTGCTACAAATGGTGTTGAAGCCTTAGAAATTTTTCATAATAACCCTAATATTAATATCATAGCAACAGATATAAGTATGCCTCAAATGGATGGTTTAGAATTAATAAAAACCTTAAAGAAAGATAAAAGTTTTGATATTCCTATAGTTATAATGTCAGCACATTCAGAGTCTGAATACATAACAGAGGCTGAAAACTTAGGAATAAATGCAAAAGACTACTTACAAAAACCATTTGATTTTATGAACTTTATAAAAGTGATTTCAAATATGGATATCAAATAA
- a CDS encoding response regulator: protein MDKKLLKKLRLLYVEDDDVVRNELHELLSDFFDKVFVAKDGQEGFDVYHENKDEIDVILTDINMPHLNGIDMLKKIRKDSKKIPVFITTAHSDNDLLAKAIKLKVYEYIIKPVDVRYLLNEMNELANVLYQDSLLRKQNKELEEYKRVIDASSIVVKCDEHMKISYVNELFCQTTGFNETELLGQDFKVIKHPDMNDEIYTKMYSQVLNNNSWHGVLKNLTKEHKTFTTDCYIIPMLNDMGEIIGAISIQRDITDEVNKKRNIQLSLMKDKSEIFIRSKEGSIEQNMIINNLKKELAVIKNDFEKAQRDIDKYIYSLEKYSLQNKHLKTELASYKKKASEHSNILKLTNENAQLEYRVKKLNEKVDELSSKYEKQIHQMKLNHQLEIDDLEDSLNEITEKYEAIETDDVLVQKLEYWKEKAKSEISRIESLEKQIVAHGDKEFMSRVFK from the coding sequence ATGGACAAAAAACTTTTAAAGAAATTAAGATTACTTTATGTAGAAGATGACGATGTTGTAAGAAACGAACTACATGAGTTATTATCTGATTTCTTTGATAAGGTATTTGTAGCTAAAGATGGACAAGAAGGTTTTGATGTTTATCATGAAAATAAAGATGAAATTGATGTAATTCTAACAGATATAAATATGCCACACTTAAATGGTATAGATATGTTAAAAAAGATTAGAAAAGATTCTAAGAAAATACCTGTTTTTATAACAACAGCACACTCTGATAATGACTTACTAGCAAAAGCTATAAAATTAAAAGTATATGAATATATAATAAAACCTGTAGATGTAAGATATTTGTTAAATGAAATGAACGAATTAGCAAATGTCTTATATCAAGATAGCTTACTTAGAAAACAAAATAAAGAACTTGAAGAATACAAAAGAGTAATTGATGCTAGTAGTATTGTCGTTAAGTGTGATGAGCATATGAAAATCTCTTATGTAAATGAACTTTTTTGTCAGACTACTGGATTTAATGAAACAGAACTTTTAGGACAAGATTTTAAAGTTATAAAGCATCCAGATATGAATGATGAAATATATACAAAAATGTATAGCCAAGTTTTAAATAATAACTCTTGGCATGGAGTTTTAAAAAACCTTACAAAAGAGCATAAAACTTTTACTACTGATTGTTATATTATTCCAATGTTAAACGATATGGGTGAAATAATAGGTGCTATTTCTATTCAAAGAGATATTACTGATGAAGTAAATAAAAAAAGAAATATACAATTGTCTTTGATGAAAGATAAAAGTGAGATTTTTATTAGAAGTAAAGAAGGTTCAATTGAGCAAAATATGATAATAAATAATCTAAAAAAAGAACTTGCCGTTATAAAAAATGATTTTGAAAAAGCTCAAAGGGATATAGATAAATATATTTACTCATTAGAAAAATACAGTCTTCAAAATAAACATCTAAAAACTGAGCTTGCAAGTTATAAAAAGAAAGCAAGTGAGCATTCAAATATATTAAAACTTACAAATGAAAATGCTCAGTTAGAGTATAGAGTTAAAAAGTTAAATGAAAAAGTTGATGAGTTAAGTTCAAAATATGAAAAACAAATACATCAAATGAAATTAAATCATCAGTTAGAAATAGATGATTTAGAAGATAGTTTAAATGAAATAACTGAAAAATACGAAGCTATCGAAACTGATGATGTTTTAGTTCAAAAACTAGAATATTGGAAAGAAAAAGCAAAAAGCGAAATCTCAAGAATTGAGAGTTTAGAAAAACAAATAGTTGCCCATGGAGATAAAGAGTTTATGAGTAGAGTTTTTAAATAG